Proteins encoded together in one Bosea sp. (in: a-proteobacteria) window:
- a CDS encoding GntR family transcriptional regulator gives MSPANVIPIRVREPTEMGQLIGEPGETLTETLRRTLLEMIVFGYFERGLRLYPERLAEQFGVSLTPVREALMRLAAEGYIEAVQRRGFHVRAPDAKQVVDLWQVRLGLELTAGELLIERLASGTLPAAALTVLDDLMAALEQSPRTIAHRPKLGLNAEFHHRIVELSGNDILTSLYRGIQMQLIGEWVQRGLQSWRVRLSSEAAEHRAIVAALRAMDRDAYAAAARHHIARSLKDALADLAERDAAGAQKNG, from the coding sequence ATGAGCCCCGCAAACGTGATCCCGATCCGCGTCCGCGAGCCCACCGAGATGGGCCAGCTGATCGGCGAGCCCGGCGAGACGCTGACCGAGACGCTGCGGCGCACGCTCCTGGAGATGATCGTGTTCGGCTATTTCGAGCGGGGTTTGCGCCTCTATCCCGAGCGCCTCGCCGAGCAGTTCGGCGTCAGCCTGACGCCGGTCCGCGAGGCGCTGATGCGGCTGGCGGCCGAGGGCTACATCGAGGCGGTGCAGCGGCGCGGCTTCCATGTCCGGGCGCCGGACGCCAAGCAGGTGGTCGACCTGTGGCAGGTGCGCCTGGGGCTCGAGCTCACGGCCGGCGAGCTTTTGATCGAGCGCCTGGCGAGCGGCACCTTGCCGGCCGCGGCGCTTACCGTGCTCGACGATCTGATGGCCGCGCTGGAGCAGAGCCCCCGGACCATCGCGCACCGGCCGAAGCTCGGCCTCAACGCCGAGTTCCACCACCGCATCGTCGAATTGAGCGGCAACGACATCCTGACCTCGCTCTATCGCGGCATCCAGATGCAGCTGATCGGCGAATGGGTGCAGCGCGGCCTGCAATCCTGGCGCGTGCGCCTGTCCAGCGAGGCGGCCGAGCACCGCGCGATCGTCGCCGCGCTGCGGGCCATGGACCGCGACGCCTATGCGGCGGCGGCCCGCCATCACATCGCACGCTCGCTCAAGGACGCGCTGGCCGACCTCGCCGAACGCGACGCGGCCGGCGCACAGAAAAACGGATAA
- a CDS encoding mandelate racemase/muconate lactonizing enzyme family protein, with the protein MKVTRVTATPLLASFAGIFGGADKVPPHIRVPAAHFRRIPRMGQMSTLVEVESDDGVIGYGEAFGLPHPLSAAAIVNEVVAPALLGEEIGEPAGMTQVLYEYFFALGSTRGAAMEALSGVDIALWDLKARAAGLPLSTLLGASPGPVSTYASPVGFHEHPEDSARAALDFLKQGFTAIKIKIGRGAETDALHVGAVRDVVGPAVKLYADVNCAYDVQTAIAVAEALEPFDLGWFEEPIPPDDPQGLAEVRRHAPMPVAAGENEFSPAAFRRLIDAGALDFAQPNITRAGGVSAILEIGRMCADAGVKLAPHGVGSCISLASSLNACRAAAGFATYEANRLINPLRDEMGLHPWRMENGMLMAADRPGHGGEPDMAEIDAYRIGAGA; encoded by the coding sequence ATGAAGGTCACCCGCGTCACCGCGACGCCCCTCCTGGCCTCCTTCGCCGGGATCTTCGGCGGAGCCGACAAGGTGCCGCCGCATATCCGGGTTCCCGCCGCCCATTTCCGCCGCATTCCCCGCATGGGGCAGATGTCGACGCTGGTTGAGGTGGAGTCGGACGACGGCGTCATCGGCTATGGCGAGGCTTTCGGCCTGCCGCATCCGCTCTCGGCGGCAGCCATCGTCAACGAGGTCGTCGCGCCCGCGCTCCTCGGCGAGGAGATCGGCGAGCCGGCCGGGATGACGCAGGTGCTCTACGAGTATTTCTTCGCGCTCGGCTCGACGCGCGGGGCGGCGATGGAGGCGCTGAGCGGCGTCGACATCGCGCTCTGGGATCTCAAGGCGCGGGCGGCGGGCCTGCCGCTGTCAACACTGCTCGGCGCCTCGCCCGGGCCGGTCTCGACCTATGCGAGCCCGGTCGGGTTCCATGAGCATCCCGAGGATTCGGCGAGAGCCGCGCTGGATTTCCTCAAGCAGGGCTTCACCGCCATCAAGATCAAGATCGGCCGCGGCGCCGAGACGGATGCCCTGCATGTCGGGGCGGTTCGTGACGTGGTCGGGCCGGCGGTCAAGCTCTATGCCGACGTCAACTGCGCCTATGACGTGCAAACCGCGATCGCGGTCGCCGAGGCGCTGGAGCCTTTCGATCTCGGCTGGTTCGAGGAGCCGATCCCGCCCGACGATCCGCAGGGGCTCGCCGAGGTGCGCCGGCATGCACCGATGCCGGTGGCGGCCGGTGAGAACGAATTCTCGCCTGCCGCCTTCCGCCGCCTGATCGACGCCGGGGCGCTGGATTTCGCGCAGCCGAACATCACGCGGGCGGGCGGCGTCTCGGCGATCCTGGAGATCGGCCGGATGTGCGCCGATGCGGGCGTGAAGCTCGCGCCGCACGGGGTCGGAAGCTGCATCTCGCTGGCCTCGTCCCTCAACGCCTGCCGCGCGGCGGCGGGTTTCGCGACCTACGAGGCGAACCGGCTCATCAATCCGCTGCGCGACGAGATGGGACTGCATCCCTGGCGGATGGAGAACGGCATGCTGATGGCGGCCGACCGGCCCGGCCATGGCGGCGAGCCCGACATGGCCGAGATCGACGCATACCGGATCGGAGCCGGCGCATGA
- a CDS encoding cold-shock protein — MASGTVKWFNPDKGFGFIQPEDGGQDAFVHISAVERAGLRTLKEGQKVSYELVQDKRSGKTSADHLQAE; from the coding sequence ATGGCCAGCGGCACAGTCAAATGGTTCAATCCGGACAAGGGCTTCGGTTTCATTCAGCCGGAAGATGGCGGCCAGGATGCCTTCGTCCATATCAGCGCTGTCGAGCGTGCCGGGCTGCGCACGCTCAAGGAGGGCCAGAAGGTCTCCTACGAGCTGGTGCAGGACAAGCGCTCGGGAAAGACCTCGGCGGATCATCTGCAAGCCGAGTGA